In Miniphocaeibacter halophilus, the following proteins share a genomic window:
- a CDS encoding glycine--tRNA ligase: MAKEIKMENIVSLAKMRGFVYPGSEIYGGLSNTWDYGPLGVELKNNIKKAWWKKFIQESKYNVGVDAAILMNPSVWVASGHVGGFSDPLIDCKECKSRFRADNLVEDYFLNEKNEEVVGLDGYTSEELRNIIEEENISCPKCGKHNFTDIRKFNLMFKTFQGVTEDSTSELYLRPETAQGIFVNFKNVQRTSRKKIPFGIGQIGKSFRNEITPGNFIFRTREFEQMELEFFCKPGEDLEWFNYWRTYCKNFLLNLGIKEERLRMRDHGEEELSFYSVATTDIEYLYPFGWGELWGIADRTDYDLKQHIEGSGIDFTYTDPQTNEKYIPYCVEPSVGVDRMFLMFLCNAYEEEELEDGTTRNVLHLHPALAPYKAAVLPLTKKLSDKSDEVYELLSKEFNVDTDVSGSIGKRYRRQDEAGTPFCITVDFDTLEDNSVTIRDRDTMKQDRIKIDELIDYINERTMF, encoded by the coding sequence ATGGCCAAAGAAATTAAAATGGAAAATATTGTTAGTCTTGCTAAAATGAGAGGATTTGTTTATCCAGGCTCTGAAATATATGGAGGATTGTCAAATACATGGGACTATGGTCCTTTAGGAGTGGAATTAAAAAATAATATTAAAAAGGCATGGTGGAAAAAATTTATACAAGAAAGTAAATATAATGTGGGAGTTGATGCAGCAATTCTTATGAATCCATCAGTTTGGGTTGCATCAGGCCATGTTGGAGGTTTTTCAGATCCACTAATTGATTGTAAAGAATGTAAGTCTAGATTTAGAGCAGATAATTTAGTGGAAGATTATTTTTTAAATGAAAAAAATGAAGAAGTTGTTGGCTTAGATGGATATACAAGCGAGGAATTGAGAAATATTATTGAAGAAGAGAATATTAGTTGTCCAAAATGCGGAAAACATAATTTTACAGATATAAGAAAGTTCAATTTAATGTTTAAAACTTTCCAAGGTGTTACTGAAGATAGTACCTCAGAATTATACTTAAGACCGGAAACAGCACAGGGAATCTTTGTTAATTTTAAAAATGTTCAAAGAACTTCTAGAAAGAAAATTCCTTTTGGAATAGGACAAATAGGAAAATCTTTTAGAAATGAAATTACACCAGGTAATTTTATTTTTAGAACTAGAGAATTTGAACAAATGGAATTAGAATTTTTCTGTAAACCTGGCGAGGACCTAGAATGGTTTAATTATTGGAGAACCTACTGTAAGAACTTCTTGTTAAATTTAGGAATTAAGGAAGAAAGACTTAGAATGAGAGATCATGGTGAAGAAGAACTTTCTTTTTACAGTGTAGCTACAACTGATATAGAATATTTGTATCCTTTTGGATGGGGAGAACTATGGGGGATTGCAGACAGAACCGACTATGATTTAAAACAACATATTGAAGGTTCAGGAATTGACTTTACTTACACAGATCCACAAACAAATGAAAAATATATACCTTATTGTGTTGAACCGTCAGTAGGAGTAGACAGAATGTTCTTAATGTTTTTATGCAATGCTTATGAAGAAGAGGAATTGGAAGACGGAACTACAAGAAATGTTCTTCACCTACATCCAGCTCTTGCACCATATAAAGCAGCTGTTCTACCTTTAACAAAAAAACTTTCTGACAAAAGTGATGAAGTTTATGAATTATTATCAAAAGAATTTAATGTAGACACTGACGTTTCTGGCTCAATTGGAAAAAGGTACAGAAGACAGGATGAAGCAGGAACTCCTTTCTGTATTACAGTAGATTTTGATACCTTAGAGGATAATTCTGTCACTATAAGAGATAGGGACACAATGAAACAAGATCGTATAAAAATAGATGAACTTATTGATTATATTAATGAAAGGACTATGTTTTAA
- the coaD gene encoding pantetheine-phosphate adenylyltransferase, with the protein MKIIYPGSFDPITLGHLDIIERVSKKFDEVYIAILNNNQKKSLFTVEERIEIIKDACKSFKNIKVVAFSGLLVDFAKSIDCKLIVRGLREVSDYEKEVQMALMNRELYNDMETLFLVSNAKYSFVSSSIIKEIISFGGNVENFVPELAYKMLKSKYLHK; encoded by the coding sequence ATGAAAATAATATATCCAGGTAGTTTTGATCCTATTACTTTGGGACATTTAGATATAATTGAAAGAGTTTCAAAAAAATTTGATGAAGTTTATATAGCTATATTAAATAATAACCAAAAAAAATCTCTTTTTACAGTAGAGGAAAGAATAGAAATTATAAAGGATGCGTGTAAATCCTTTAAAAATATAAAGGTTGTAGCTTTTTCAGGACTTCTTGTAGATTTTGCTAAAAGCATAGACTGTAAATTAATTGTCAGAGGCTTACGGGAAGTGTCCGATTATGAAAAAGAAGTTCAAATGGCTCTTATGAACAGAGAGCTATATAACGATATGGAAACATTATTCTTAGTTTCCAATGCAAAATATTCCTTTGTAAGTTCTTCTATTATAAAGGAAATAATTTCCTTTGGTGGTAATGTCGAGAACTTTGTACCAGAATTAGCGTATAAAATGTTAAAAAGTAAGTATTTACATAAGTAA
- the rsmD gene encoding 16S rRNA (guanine(966)-N(2))-methyltransferase RsmD yields the protein MRVISGEKKGMRLFSTKDKNTRPTEDRIKEALFNILTDIDDNSMVLDLFAGTGSVGIEFLSRGAKFAVFSEKSKTNIKCIRDNLNHTNYTKKSKIYFGDYVDNLKNIAKDFTGFDYIFIDPPYDEAKMYYNSLNLIYRLKLLNFEGIIILESNIELDLKKYNIIKEKKYGKKLIYFIDLGVNYENNISR from the coding sequence ATGAGAGTTATTTCCGGTGAAAAAAAAGGTATGAGATTATTTTCTACTAAAGATAAAAATACTAGGCCAACAGAAGATAGAATTAAAGAAGCCTTATTTAATATTTTAACCGATATAGATGATAATTCTATGGTTTTAGACCTGTTTGCAGGCACAGGCAGTGTAGGTATTGAGTTTTTGAGTAGAGGAGCTAAATTTGCCGTTTTTAGCGAAAAAAGTAAAACGAATATAAAATGTATAAGAGATAATCTTAACCATACAAATTATACAAAGAAAAGTAAGATATATTTTGGGGACTATGTTGATAATTTGAAAAATATAGCTAAAGATTTTACAGGATTTGATTATATTTTTATAGACCCTCCTTATGATGAAGCTAAAATGTATTATAATTCTTTGAATTTAATCTATCGTTTAAAACTTTTAAATTTTGAAGGAATAATAATTTTAGAAAGTAATATAGAGTTGGATTTAAAAAAATATAATATAATTAAAGAAAAGAAATACGGCAAAAAATTAATTTATTTTATAGATTTAGGAGTTAATTATGAAAATAATATATCCAGGTAG
- a CDS encoding ATPase, translating into MDVLQIIEEIEDLLDEASTVPFSKKVMVDTDEVFHLLQQIRQGLPGEIKQAQWVNEEKDRILAEAERDASAIKDEANKEADKIINDAKETFNNMISEHEITKSANEFAEDIVSKAEENARVLKTQSLTYVDEMLQATQDRLKEILNDLEEDRKELR; encoded by the coding sequence ATGGATGTACTTCAAATTATTGAAGAAATAGAAGATTTACTAGACGAAGCTTCTACAGTACCATTTTCGAAAAAAGTTATGGTGGATACAGACGAAGTATTTCATCTTTTACAACAAATAAGACAAGGACTACCTGGAGAGATAAAACAGGCTCAATGGGTAAACGAAGAAAAGGATAGAATTTTGGCAGAAGCTGAAAGAGATGCATCTGCAATAAAAGATGAAGCAAACAAAGAAGCAGACAAAATAATTAACGATGCTAAAGAAACATTTAATAATATGATAAGTGAACACGAAATTACTAAAAGTGCAAATGAATTTGCAGAAGATATTGTTTCTAAGGCAGAAGAAAATGCAAGAGTATTAAAAACTCAATCACTAACATATGTTGATGAAATGCTTCAAGCAACTCAAGACAGATTGAAAGAAATCTTAAATGATTTAGAAGAAGATAGGAAAGAATTAAGATAA